A segment of the Limisphaerales bacterium genome:
GGCCAGCAAATGAACCTGGATGTCATCGCCAATAACCTGGCGAATGTGAACACCACCGGTTTTAAGAAATCGAAGATGGAGTTCCAGGATATGCTTTACCAAACCAACCGCGCCGCCGGCGCCGAGGCCGGGGGCGGCAACCAAGTGCCTACCAGCATGCAGGTGGGCCACGGGGCCCGTGCAGTGGCCACTTCCAAAGTGTTCACCAATGGCGAGCTGCACCAAACCGGTGACAAGCTGGATACGGCCATTCACGGCAACGGTTTTTTCAAGGTCACTTTGCCTGATGGCACGGATGCTTACACACGGGATGGCGCGTTTAAAATGAGCAACGCCGGCAACATCGTTACCAGTGACGGCCTGCCGGTAGCCAGTTTTGCCGGTATCACGGTTCCATCCAATGCCACGAATATTTCAATCAGCACTTCTGGCGCGGTGTCCACCACGGTGGACGGGGTCACTTCTAACGTGGGCCAGATCATGCTCTCGCGTTTCGCCAACCCCGGCGGCATGGAGAGTGTGGGTGGCAGTCTTTACAAATCCACACTGGCGGCCGGCACAGAAGAAACCGGCCTGCCGGGAGCCACCGGCATGGGCACCGTCCAGCAGGGTTGGTTGGAGCTTTCCAACGTAAAAGTGGTGGAGGAAATGGTGAACCTCATTAAAGCGCAACGCGCTTACGAAATTAATTCCAAAGCCATTCAGGCGGCGGACGAAATGATGCAAATGAGCAACCGCTTGCGCGGCTAACTTTAATCAACTCAACTGAACATGAAAAAAATCGTTGCCCTCATCCTTCTCGCCACCGCGCCCTTCGGCTTTGCGGTGCTGACCGATCTGCAGCCCGCCATCACCACCGCCCTCGGAACAGAGCTGGAGGTGGCCAATGGCCAATTGTCCCTCACTTCCGTGCAGCCGCTGCCGAAGGTGGAGGTGCCCGATGGATTTCCGCTTTCTGTAAAAATTACTCAGGCACCCGCCCAAGGGTTGGCGGCGTTTATGACCGTGAAATACGAAGTGATTGTCGGTGACCAATCACGCGGCGAGTTTACTGGATTTTTTAAGGCCCGCCTGTTGCGTGAGGTGTGGGTGGCCACGAAATTATGCCAACGGCTCAAGGCACTTGACGAGGTTTCGCTGAAACTCAAACAAATGGATGTCATCAACCTGCGCAACGGCGTGTGGGAAGGGGACAAACTCACTGCCGATTTACAGATCATCCAAGCCGTCACCCCCGGCACCGTGCTGCAGCCGTACCATGTGCGCCGCAAGCCGGTGGTGCTGAGGAATCAAACGGTGCAGGCAGAAATCCGCCACAAGGCGCTACACATCCGACTGCCGGTGATGGCGCTGGAAGACGGCGCGCCGGGCGATGTGATTCGCCTTCGCAACCCCAAATCTTTTAAGGAAATCCGCGGCACCGTGG
Coding sequences within it:
- the flgG gene encoding flagellar basal-body rod protein FlgG yields the protein MLRALYTSASGMQGQQMNLDVIANNLANVNTTGFKKSKMEFQDMLYQTNRAAGAEAGGGNQVPTSMQVGHGARAVATSKVFTNGELHQTGDKLDTAIHGNGFFKVTLPDGTDAYTRDGAFKMSNAGNIVTSDGLPVASFAGITVPSNATNISISTSGAVSTTVDGVTSNVGQIMLSRFANPGGMESVGGSLYKSTLAAGTEETGLPGATGMGTVQQGWLELSNVKVVEEMVNLIKAQRAYEINSKAIQAADEMMQMSNRLRG
- the flgA gene encoding flagellar basal body P-ring formation protein FlgA, with amino-acid sequence MKKIVALILLATAPFGFAVLTDLQPAITTALGTELEVANGQLSLTSVQPLPKVEVPDGFPLSVKITQAPAQGLAAFMTVKYEVIVGDQSRGEFTGFFKARLLREVWVATKLCQRLKALDEVSLKLKQMDVINLRNGVWEGDKLTADLQIIQAVTPGTVLQPYHVRRKPVVLRNQTVQAEIRHKALHIRLPVMALEDGAPGDVIRLRNPKSFKEIRGTVVNSDTVSVKFISPNGK